In Macrobrachium rosenbergii isolate ZJJX-2024 chromosome 48, ASM4041242v1, whole genome shotgun sequence, one DNA window encodes the following:
- the LOC136831016 gene encoding uncharacterized protein, whose protein sequence is MAKTDVQDAFYNLSEKRRSFHMLIPVDWKHPLMNYCYRKLRTTCRRVSNRLERKLKGLIENSDWNNHANPDFVINLSSRPLLEEDVSSALGYGLSFSFSKENVDYVDVANSFNYLERNCSLSSDELSICKGIVYGALSKPIPTSVPRRFIKCYSDLKNDNDLHITKADKSQVLVIMDKDDYVRKMCNLLSDNVTYSELRKILATVNSNFNKKLKSVLKGNDALISFLRSVQLTVYVWSY, encoded by the coding sequence atggcgAAAACAGATGTTCAAGATGCTTTTTATAATTTGAGTGAAAAACGACGCAGTTTTCATATGCTCATTCCTGTAGATTGGAAACATCCGCTTATGAATTATTGTTATAGGAAGCTGAGAACTACATGCCGCAGAGTAAGTAACAGACTAGAAAGAAAGCTGAAGGGTTTGATCGAAAACAGTGACTGGAATAATCATGCTAACCCCGATTTTGTGATAAACTTGTCAAGTAGACCGTTACTGGAGGAAGATGTCTCAAGTGCTCTAGGTTACGGATTAAGcttttcgttttctaaagaaaatgttgactACGTAGATGTTGCCAACTCCTTTAATTATCTGGAAAGGAATTGTAGTCTGTCTAGTGATGAGCTTAGTATTTGCAAAGGTATTGTTTACGGTGCCCTGTCGAAACCAATACCAACTAGTGTTCCTAGACGTTTCATCAAGTGTTACAGTGacttgaaaaatgataatgacctGCATATTACGAAGGCTGATAAATCCCAGGTTCTGGTGATAATGGATAAAGATgattatgttagaaaaatgtGTAATCTTTTGTCAGATAATGTAACTTACTCAGAACTACGAAAAATCCTAGCGACTGTTAAtagtaactttaataagaaattaaaaagtgtcttaaaaggaaatgatgctcTAATCAGTTTTCTTCGCAGTGTGCAActtaccgtatatgtatggtcttattaa